One genomic region from Terriglobales bacterium encodes:
- a CDS encoding 4a-hydroxytetrahydrobiopterin dehydratase has product MPDLAAKTCVPCKGGVPPLRGDELKQLTREVPRWTVINEHHITRQFDFPDFKSALAFTNKVGALAEEQGHHPDIYLAWGKVEVTLWTHKVNGLTESDFIMAAKIDQLKT; this is encoded by the coding sequence ATGCCCGATCTCGCCGCCAAGACCTGCGTTCCGTGCAAGGGTGGAGTGCCGCCGCTGCGGGGCGACGAACTGAAGCAGCTCACCCGCGAGGTCCCGCGCTGGACGGTCATCAACGAACACCACATCACCCGCCAGTTCGATTTCCCCGACTTCAAGAGCGCGCTCGCGTTTACCAACAAGGTCGGCGCTCTGGCCGAGGAGCAGGGGCATCATCCGGATATCTACCTGGCTTGGGGCAAGGTGGAAGTCACCCTGTGGACGCACAAGGTGAACGGCCTGACCGAGAGCGACTTCATCATGGCCGCCAAGATCGACCAGTTGAAAACGTAG
- a CDS encoding PPOX class F420-dependent oxidoreductase, whose translation MPQAIPEKFRDLFEKPAFGHLATLNADGSPQVTPVWLDIEGDLILVNSAKGRKKDRNVRRDPRVALSVADPANPYRYLEVRGRVVEITEKGADEHIDKQAKKYLGVDRYPGRAPGEVRVLYKIQPEHFTSMDYRRD comes from the coding sequence ATGCCGCAAGCGATTCCGGAGAAATTCCGCGACTTGTTCGAGAAGCCCGCGTTCGGCCACCTGGCCACTCTCAACGCCGACGGCAGCCCGCAGGTGACACCCGTCTGGCTGGATATCGAAGGCGACCTCATCCTGGTGAACTCGGCCAAGGGGCGCAAGAAGGACCGCAACGTGCGCCGCGATCCGCGCGTAGCCTTGAGCGTCGCCGACCCCGCCAATCCCTATCGTTACCTCGAGGTGCGCGGCCGTGTGGTGGAAATCACGGAGAAGGGCGCCGACGAGCACATCGACAAACAAGCCAAAAAATACCTCGGCGTGGACCGGTATCCCGGCCGCGCCCCGGGCGAAGTGCGCGTGCTTTACAAGATCCAGCCGGAGCACTTCACGTCGATGGATTATCGGCGCGATTGA